The Brachyspira hyodysenteriae ATCC 27164 sequence TTTCATGTATTATAATATTGTTTTTTATCATATAAGCTTTTAATAATATTTCGTATAGATATTGAGATGTAGTTTCATTATTTATAGCTTTTCTCATTTGATTTATTATTATAGTATCTATTTCTATCAGTTCGCTTATTTTATCAACCATTCCCTTATGGCTTTCAGTTCTTATTATAAAATGATCGAATACCCATACAATAGAAAGTGCTATTATTATAAATCCTACTCTTGATGAAGCTGACATCAATTTAGGCATATACGGAAATGATGATATTAATGCTGAGATTGTACCATATATTTTTTTTAAAAAGTCATTAATAGAGGCAAGAGATAATATGAAGCATACTCCTATAGCAGGAATAATCATGTCATAAGGTATATATTTAAAGAAAACTGAAAAAATAAATACACCTATAAAATTTCCTAAAACATTTATTTTTAAATTATGTTTTTGTTCTTCATAAAATGGATATAGCATTATATATGACAATATAGGAAGCCAATAACCTCTTATTGCTATTCCTTCAGGAAGGAAATATCTAACAGTAAATGATATACACATTATGATGCCCATTTTTAGCGAGAATCTGAAATGGCATTTATTTATATTAAATTCTTTTCTTAATCTTATAAATTTTAAATTGAATAATCTTGTTATTTCAAATTCATCTTTCTTATTTTCAAACATATTGGATAATATATTTTTTAATTTCATAATGGTATATACCCATTCATAATTACTTTTTTCATTGCTTAAAGAATAATTGTCATTAAAGTAGTCTATATCATTTATTACATTATTATATTCTTTTTCATGCTTTGATATATCTTTTTTTAATAGATTGGATATTTTTTCTAGTATTTTTGAAAGCTCTATAAAATATTCTGAATCTTGATCTGTAAAATTAGCGATATTCTGATGTTCTTTATCTATTAAAATATTTATTTCTTCCAAAAATAAAACAAGCTGGAAATGATTAATATTTCTATTATTCATAGTATTATGTCTTTTTAATGTGTCTACATATATTGCTGAAGTATATCCGTTAATAATAGGAAATAGATCATCTTTTTTATTTAATGAGCAGGTTTTATTATATAGTGATGATATTTTCTTATTTATAGCCTCTATTCCCTTGCAGGCTAAATTATTAGAAACTTTATGTTTTGTAAGTAATCTATTTAATACTAAAAATATAAATATTATGAGTAAAGCCGTTAATATAGCTTCCATTCTTAAATGTATATCTGATATTGGTATATTATAGGCTTGTAGAAGAACATAAGCAAAACCATATATGAAATAATTTCTAGGTACAAAATCATCTGAAAGCAAGTATACTATAGAGAATGGAACTATAAAATTGAGTGTTATAGTAAAAAATAGATTTTGTTCTGCTATGGTAGCTAAAAATCCTAATAAAAGTATTCTAAAAGCTACAGTAGGAAAATTTTCTATTGTGAAGCTTTGACGCATTAAAGCACATATAAATATAGAAATTACACCTATAGTGGCATTTTCTCTTCCAAATAGGTTAGTAGATAATACCATTATGAAAAGTCCTACTAATACGCTTGGCAGAAAATCTAAGGCTCTTTTTATAAATGCAATCAATATTTCTTTTTGCTTTTGATAAAAATTTTTATTTTTAAAAAACATTGGAATTAATTTGTATTTTTTTATTATATTTATAATACAAGACTATATTACAAATAAAAAATAGTCAATAAAAAATTATATAATTTTTCATTATTGCCGATATTAAAAATGAGATATCATATCTTAATTTTAGGGGGATTAGATTATGCCGCCAGTAATCATAGAACATGAAGAATATCCTTCTGTGGTTGTTATAGAATATAACAGCATATACAGAAATGAATTACAAAATTTTATACATAATATCAAAATCAAAGATAATAAGGAAGAGGTTTTTGTTGAGCCATATTTCAATAAAATTCTTCACACAAATAATACTAATATAGGGCTTTTAACTATAGATGGAAGAATTAACGGATATTATTATATAAATAAAGATTGTGTATTAAAATATATATATATGAATTATCCATATAGAAGAAATGGCTTTGCTAAACTGCTTTTAACTCATGCAATAAAAGCTAATCCAAATATACAGTTTGAGAAGAATGCTAATCAGGCCTATACTAGACTTATAAGTTCTCCTATATTTGAAGATGTACTTAAAGGTAACTCTTCAGGAGCATTCGATAATGGCGGAGGATCAATGGATACATTTGAAGATCTCAGCGGCGGCGGAAGTAAAGAAGGGGAGCTTACTCTATTTTAATTTTGAAAAGATTTTTATATGTAAATATAATATTGATCATATTCTTGATTGTATCCTGTGCTCATAATGCAGTTTCTATATCTGAAGAGCCTATAATAGAAGAAAAGATTAAAGTTTATCATCTTATAAGTATGCATCCTGCTATGAATATAACCATTAGTATAGATGATAATAAAATATACGGTAAATCAGCTATAAATGATTATTGGGCTAATTGCAAAATTGAAGGTGAAGGAATATCAATAGATATGATAAAAACTACTAGAAAAACAGATAATGCTGAAAAAAGAAGAGTAGAAGGCGATTATCTTTCAATACTTCAAACAGCATATTCAATTAAAATAGATGGAAATAAACTTATAATATATACAAGGTTTATAGATGAACCTCTTATCTATGAAGAAATAGAATATTAAAGAAATGAAAATTAAAAAGGCTGTACTTAATAATAATAAGTACAGCCTTTCTTTTTATATATTAGCTGTATATTAAACCAGCAATATATCTTACAAACTCAGCTATTAAAAAGATCATTACTATGAAACCCAAGAATATCCAAGATTTCAAAGTTCTTTTTCTAGTTTCCTTTTTATTAAATTCTCTCCTAAAAGGATCGTTATTATCATATTCCATAATAAAACCCTATCACACTTTTTTCAAATACTTTTGTGTATCAACTGCAACAGCAGCAATTATGATAGCACCCTTAATTATGTATTGCATATATGGTGAAATACCAACGAATGTCATACCATAGTTAATAACTTGGAATATTAATACACCAGATACAATACCTATAATAGAACCGATACCGCCAGAGAAAGAAACTCCTCCTACAACGCAGGCAGCAATAGCATCAAGCTCATAACCATTACCTAAGTTGTTAGTAGCAGAACCAACACGAGCAACTTCTAATGAACCAGCTATACCATATAAAGCACCAGCCATAGTATAAACTATCATAAGAGTAAGAGGAATATTTACACCAGAAACAGCAGCAGCTTCAGGGTTGCCTCCAACAGCAAATATATTTTTACCTAATTTAGTTTTATTCCAAATAACCCACATTATAGCAGTTATTATGATAGCAAATATAATTAGGTATGAAATAGTATAGTTTCCTATTTTTATACCTCCCAAAGCAAGATTACTAAATCTAGGATCAAGTCCTCCAATAGGCTGAGCACCATAAGGAGGTCTATCAAAATAAGTACTAGTTACACCATAAAGTATAAGCTGCATACCTAAAGTGGCAATAAATGGAGTTACATAAAGTTTAGAAATAATGAATCCATTTATAAATCCGAATACCATAAGTATAAGCATAACTAAAAGTATAGGGAGTATAACCGGAAGCATAGGTAAATCAGGATACATTCTAGTAGGGTTAGAAGGAGATTGTAAAAGTGAAGCACTTACAACAGCAGCAAGTCCTACAGCTCTACCAGCACCTAAGTCGTTACCTTGAGTTACAAGAAGTGTTCCAATACCTACAGCTATTATCATACGAGTAGAAGCCTGAGCAAATATATTTAAGAAGTTACTTAATTTGAAGAAACTAGGGTCTTTAATGATAATACCTATAAGTATTACGAGTAATGCTGCAAATATAGCATTGTTTAATATAAATGATTTAATAGTTTTAATGTTTATTTTATTTTTATCCATGATCCTTCCTTTTGATTAAAATTATAAATATTTAGCAGACAATGCCATGATTTCTTCTTGATTAGTATTTTTAGTTTCAACAATACCAGCCACTCTTCCATTACTCATAACCATGATTCTGTCAGTGATACCGAGTAATTCAGGCATTTCAGAACTAACCACTATTACAGCTTTTCCAACAGTAGCTAAATCTATAATAAGTCTGTATATATCATATTTAGCACCAACATCAATACCTCTTGTAGGCTCATCAAGCATCAATATATCAGGTTTACTTAAAAGCCATCTTCCTAATATAACTTTCTGCTGGTTTCCTCCAGATAATGTTTGTATAGCTGTTTTTTCAGAAGGAGTTTTTACCTGCATGCTGTCTATAACCCATTTTGTATCTTCCTGCATCTTTTTATTATCCAAGAATCCAAATTTATTTTTGTAATGGTCTATATTAGCTATAGTAGAATTAAAATTGATAGATAGCATACCGAATATGCCTGTTTGTCTTCTTTCTTCGGTAACCAAAGCGAATCCATTTTTTATAGCTTTTCTTGTAGAAGAATTGTTAACCTCTTGAGCCATTTTAAATACATGACCTGAAGATAAAGTTCTCATACCGAATATACTTTCTAGTACTTCAGTTCTTTTTGCTCCAACAAGTCCTGCAATACCAAATACTTCTCCTTTTCTTACACTAAAGTTAACTTCTTTAAGAGAAGGCTGATAAAATGCAGTAAAATCTTTTATTTCTAAAATATCCTCTCCAGGAACATTTGTTTTTTCAGGGAAACGATTAGTTAAATCTCTTCCTACCATCTGTTTAATAATCATATCAGTAGTTAATTCTTTAGATGGGGTAGTAGCAACATATTTACCGTCTCTCATTATAGTAACTTCATCAGATATTTGAAGTATTTCTTCCATCTTGTGAGATATATAGATCATACCTACGCCTCTGCTTTGAAGTTTTCTAATGATTTTAAATAATTTAGCAACTTCTTTCTCTGTAAGCGAACTTGTAGGCTCATCTAATACCAATATTTTAGAATTATATGAAACTGCTTTTGCTATCTCTACCATTTGCATTTCAGATACAGATAATGTAGATACTTTTGTTCTAGGATCCAGAGGTATTTCTAAATCATCAAAAATTGCCTTAGTATCATCATACATCTTTTTTTCATCAATAATAACGCCGTATTTGGTAGGATATTTTCCAAGCCATATATTATCTTGTATATTTCTTTGTCTAACTTGGTTAAGTTCTTGGTGCACCATAGCTACACCATTATTCAAAGCTTGTTTGGGTGATATAAAGTTTACTTCTTTACCATCTAAGAATATATGTCCTTCATCTTTACGGTATATACCGAACAAACATTTCATCAAAGTAGATTTTCCAGCACCATTTTCACCCATAAGAGCAACTACTTCGCCCTCTCTTACGGTTAGCTGTACATCATCTAATGCTTTAACACCCGGAAAAGACTTTGAAATACCTTTCATTTCAAGAACAATTTTTTTATTATCCATATATTAAAACCTTTATTTTTCAAACTCTGCTAATATAAAATAAATTTAGATATTAGATAATTAACAAATAAGGGATATTAAAAGATTAATATCCCTTTTTCATTAAAAATTAATTATTATTTATAAGCTTCTTCAGCAACGTTTATATTGTCTTTAGTTATAGGTACATAAGGAACGCGAACTGCTTTAACTTCGTCTAAAGTCCAAGTAGTACCATCTAATGGATCTTTTCCAGCAGCAACGTTTAAAGTAATATCAACTAGAGCTTGAGATTGTCCAACTGGGTCATTAAGAACAGAACCTACTACAGTTCCTTTTTTGATTTCATTGATCATATCAGGAATAGCATCAACACCTACTATAGGTATGAATTTAGTAGTATCGCCTTCTTTGTTATATCCTAAAGCTTGTACTGCCTGTAAAGCACCTAAAGCCATAGCGTCATTGTTACAGAAGATATATTCAAGTTTGTCGCCATATTTCTGTATCCAAGCATCAACTATATCTTTAGCTTTTGCAGTGTCCCACATAGCTGTTTGTTCTTCTAATTTTTCTACTTTAAGACCGTTGTTAGTAACGTATAAAGTAACATGGCTAGTTCTAGCTTCAGCATCTGGGTGTCATGGTTCGCCTTTTAATAAAGCGTATTGTATAATTCCGTCACCGTTTTTGTCCCAAGCTGGATTAGCTTTCCAAGTATCTACAACGATTTTACCTTGCATGTCGCCTGATTCTTCAGGAGTAGTTCCTACATACCAAGTTTTGTCATAGCTAGCCATAGCTTCAGCACTAGGCTGTTTATTGAAGAATACTACAGGTATATTTTTAGTTTTAGCTTTATCTATGATAGTTTGAGCAGCTTGAGGGTCTACCAAGTTAATAGCTAATGCTTTTGAATCTTTTTGTATCATAACATCAACTTGGTCATTTTGCTGAGCTTGGTTGTTTTGAGAGTCATTGATTATCAAATTTGCTTTTCCGCTAATTCTAGTTTCAATGTTTCTTCTGTAGAAAGACATAAAGTTATCATCGTAACGGTAAATTGTTACTCCGATAGTTGGACCATCAGTAGTTGTTGTGGATGATGAAGAAGATCCGCCTCCGCAAGATACTACGAAAAGTGAAGACATTATGAATAATGCCGCCATAACAATAAATGACTTTTTCATATTAGAAAACTCCTTAAATTAATTAATATTCTCTTAGTTAATTAGTATATAAATTTATTTTCTTAAATCAAGTAAAATCACTTTTTTTGATTTTTGGATATTTATATAAGACTATTATTTTAATATTTATATGATTTTATGTAAACTTTTTGACTTTTATCTAGAAATTCATCAATTTAATGATTAAAAATTTATTATTTTTTTATTTTTATAATAAAATTATTTTTATTTTTTATCATAAAAAAGGTAAGATATTAAAATTATCAATATCTTACCTTCGTATAAATATTTGTGATTTAAAATTTAAATTATCAATATTTATTTATATGCTTCAGCGGACTCATCTATGTTTTCTAAAGTAATTGCTCTATAAGGAACTCTTACAGCTTTTACATCATCTAATTTGTATTCTGTGCCGTTTAATACATCTTTTCCGCTTGCTACATTAAGAACCATATCAACTATAGCTTTTGCCTGATCTTTAGGGCTTTGTAAAACTGTACCTACTACAGTTCCTTTTTTTATTTCTTCGATAACTTCAGGAATAGCATCAACTCCTACTATAGGTATAAATTTATTGCTGTCTCCTATGTTATATCCCTGTTTTTGTATAGATTTTAATGCTCCTAAGGCCATAGCATCGTTATTAGAGAATATGAACTCTATATCATTTCCGTATTTTTCTATCCAAGAATCAGTAGCTGTTTGAGCTTGAAGTATATCCCAATTTGCTGTCTGTTCATCTAATTGTTCTATATTGATGCCGTTATCTGTTAAAACAGCCTTTATTCTTTCAGTTCTAGCTTCAGCATCTGGGTGTCCTGCTTCTCCTTTTAATAAAACATACTGAATTTTTCCATCTCCATTTTTATCCCAAGCAGGGTTTGATGTCCAAGCCTTAACTACTATATCACCTTGTATATTTCCGGATTCTTCACTCAATGTACCTACATACCATGCTTTATCATAAAGCATCATATCTTCTTTACTAGGTTCTTTATTGAAAAATATTACAGGTATTCCTGTAGGCTTTATTTTATTGATCATAAAGCTAGCTGATGCAGGATCTACCAAATTAATTGCTAATGCATCAACTTCTCTTTGAATAGCTGCATCTACCTGATCATTTTGCTTAACCTGATCATTTTCTGAGTCATTCATTACAAATTTTGCTTTTCCATTTAACATAGTTTCAATATTTCTTCTCATAAATGAAATAAAGTTGTCATCATATCTGTAAATAGTGATTCCAACTTCTATCTCATCATTAGATTTTGAAGAATTGCCGCAGCTAATTAATGATATAAACAATAAAACTGATGAAATAATAACTATTGCTTTATTCATAAAAAACTCCAATTTTTTATATAATAATATCCTAGTTTATTAAAAAAAAATATATAAGTCAAATTAAATTATGAAAAAATATAATTTATTTGTATATTTTTATTGCTGTATCCAAATTATATTTAGTTATAGGTATATATGGTATAACAATATATTTTTCATTATAATAACTAATATGTAAACCATCTAAAGGAGATTTTCCACCTATTATATTACTAGAAACAGAGCATAAAGTTTCAGCCTGTATTTTAGGGTTTTGCATAACAGTAGCAAATATTCCATAATTATTTATTGCTTCTAAGCATTCAGGTATACCATCTATTCCAACTATAGGTACATAATTGAGCATTCTGCTGCTGTTATTATATCCGATTTCTTTTAAAGCATCCAATGCTCCTAATGCAATATAATCGTTATTGCATATAATATATTCTATTTTTTTACCATATTTTAATATTAAACTTTTCATTATCCTTGTTGATTCATCTCTTTTACCCATAGTAGAAATTTCAGCTAATATATCTAATTTGATATTATTAGAAGATATGTATTTTTTCATATACTCAGTTCTTTTTACGGTATCATTATCATTCAAATCGCCTTTTAATATAATACATTGTATTTTACCGTCTTCATTTTTATCCCAATTCATTCTATCTTTCCAGCTTTCTGCTATTATTCTGCCCTGAGCATATCCTGCTTCTTCACTTATTCCCCCAATATACCAAACTTTATCATAAGTTTTCATAACTTCTAAGCCAGGTTCTCTATTAAAAAATATTACAGGTTTATTATTTATGCTTATTTTGTCTAATACTTTTTGAGCTTGAGTTTTATCTACCAAATTTATTGCTAATAGATTAACATTCTTTTGTAAGAACATATCTATCTGTCCGTTTTGAGTTGATTGACTATTATAAGAGTCTACCATAAGCAGGGAAGTATTTCTATTTATATTTTTTTCTATATATTGCTTTAAAAATTTCATGTAGCTGTCATCATATCTGTAAAGTGCCACACCTATAGAATTTGTTTTTCTTTGTGTATACAATAATACAGAAGATGATAATAATATTAATAATAAAATAATAAATCTTTTCATTTATATATACTCCTAATAATGACTTTTAAATTATAGTAAAATAGTTTTTATTGTCAAGTTTATAAATATTCAAATATGATTTTTATATTATGAAAGTTTGTTTTTTATACTAGTTTTATATAAAAAATATAAAACTTTTTTAGTTATTATAAAATATAATTTTATATTTTTTTATTTTTGAAAATGATTTATAATGAACAAAACAATAAAATATAATGGATTTTAATGATATGAATAAAGTAGAAGTAAGAATACAAAATGATTCAATTATCAGTTATGATATTTTAGTTCAAAAGGGATTAATAAAAGATACTGGTAAATTAGTAAAAAATATACTAAGAGGAAAAAGAGCTTTAATAGTTACAGATGACATAGTAGATAAACTTTATACTAATATAGTAAAAGAAAGTTTAGAAAAAGAAGATATTATCACTTCTGTATGCGTTCTTCCAAACGGAGAGCCTAATAAAAATATAGAAAGCATTAATAATATATTTTCATCATTGGCAAAAAATGAATTAAGCCGCAAAGATATAGTAATAGCATTAGGAGGCGGAGTAATAGGAGATATGGCAGGATATGCTGCTGCTGTTTGGATGAGGGGTATAGATTTTGTACAGATTCCTACCACATTACTTGCATGCGTAGATTCTTCTGTTGGAGGAAAGACAGGTATTAATATAAAAGAAGGAAAAAATTTAGTAGGTGCTTTTCATAGTCCTAAACTAGTTATAATAGACAGTGATACTTTATTAAGCCTTCCTAAAAGAGAGTTTAATGAAGGAATGGCTGAAGTTATAAAGCATGCATTTTTATTTGATGAAGCACTTTTAGAATTGATAGAGGCACATATTCATAATAATAAGAATTTGGATATGGATTTTATATTAAAGAGAAACTGCGAATTAAAAGCTCATATTGTACAAATAGATTATAAAGAAAAGAAAGAAAGAATGTTTTTAAACTTCGGACATACTATAGGGCATAGTGTTGAGAATGCTGCTGGTTATGGGGTATTGCTTCATGGAGAGGCTGTTGCTATAGGTATGATTTTTGCTATAGAGTATGGTATTCGAAAAGGTATAACTAAAGACAAAAATATATTAGAAAGAGCTAAAAATGTATTAAGCAAATTTTCTCTTCCAATATCAATACCTGATAACATTAATTTAAAAGACTCAATTAAACTCGATAAAAAAAGAAGCGATGATAAAATCAATTTTGTATTTTTAGAATCTATTGGAAAACCTTATGTTGAAAAAGTGAGTATTGATGATATTTTAAATGAATAAATTTGCTGTGGTACTTATGCTTTTTATTGTTATGCTGATATTATGTGAGTCTAATACAAAATAAAAGCAGCAGATTCCGCTTCAGTTGATATAAAAGATAATAGTTACAGTCTAACTTTTCAGATAGATCCTAACACAGGAAAATTGTCATCACCTGAATATTTCTTTGATCATGACAATGTTATGATGAATGATATTGGTAATATTATGAGTATTATAATTAATAAATAATTAAGAGGCATTAACTTTTTTATAAGCTAATGCCTCTTTTTTGTTTTAGGATTTATTTAAACTCATGCTTTCAATAATGTTTCACCCAAAGACTTACATTCATCAACTGCATTATCATCTGGAGCAAGATTAGCAATTAGTCCGTCTTTTACTAAAGAAGCACCTGAACTGCTTACATCATCTTGCCAGTTTCTCATCCATTCTCCGTCGCCCCAATCGTAAGAGCCGAATAATGCAACTTTTTTACCTGATAAACTTCCTCTTATAGAATCATAGAAAGGCTGAAATTCTGATTCTTCTAAAACTTCAGCTCCCATAGCAGGACATCCTAAAGCTAATTTTGAATAGTTATTTATATTTGCTGCATCAAAACTAGATACATCAAAAATATCAGCTTCTCCTCCTGCATTTTCTACTCCTTTTTTTACATTCTGAGCCATAGTTTCTGTATTACCAGTACCGCTCCAATATATTACTGCTATTTTATTACTCATATTATTACCTCCAATCTATATAATAATTATTAATTTTGAATATACATTTTGTAATCGTCCATTATTTCTAATATGCCCTTGCCGTTTAAAAATGTATTTATATAAAAACTTCTGCATTCATTATATCTATTGAATGTTTTTATAGCTTCATTTTTATTATGATACACTTTCCAATATCCTGTATGCAGGCTGTTTTTGCCGTAATTATTTATAAAGCCGTATATGTCCATAAGAGGATACCCCAAAAATATTCCTATCTCATGAGGAAAATCTTTATTGTTTTGCATTCTATATCTCAA is a genomic window containing:
- a CDS encoding FUSC family protein; amino-acid sequence: MFFKNKNFYQKQKEILIAFIKRALDFLPSVLVGLFIMVLSTNLFGRENATIGVISIFICALMRQSFTIENFPTVAFRILLLGFLATIAEQNLFFTITLNFIVPFSIVYLLSDDFVPRNYFIYGFAYVLLQAYNIPISDIHLRMEAILTALLIIFIFLVLNRLLTKHKVSNNLACKGIEAINKKISSLYNKTCSLNKKDDLFPIINGYTSAIYVDTLKRHNTMNNRNINHFQLVLFLEEINILIDKEHQNIANFTDQDSEYFIELSKILEKISNLLKKDISKHEKEYNNVINDIDYFNDNYSLSNEKSNYEWVYTIMKLKNILSNMFENKKDEFEITRLFNLKFIRLRKEFNINKCHFRFSLKMGIIMCISFTVRYFLPEGIAIRGYWLPILSYIMLYPFYEEQKHNLKINVLGNFIGVFIFSVFFKYIPYDMIIPAIGVCFILSLASINDFLKKIYGTISALISSFPYMPKLMSASSRVGFIIIALSIVWVFDHFIIRTESHKGMVDKISELIEIDTIIINQMRKAINNETTSQYLYEILLKAYMIKNNIIIHEKNQTRYKGTPITDSLIESNRKFIVEAEQLINLMKKYNRPEDRHNILIFVENISSTLENTAKLFKNEINDFNSEENKRNVIKTDSYIFYRLENCFDSINSINNSIKDNIDNIL
- a CDS encoding META domain-containing protein is translated as MKRFLYVNIILIIFLIVSCAHNAVSISEEPIIEEKIKVYHLISMHPAMNITISIDDNKIYGKSAINDYWANCKIEGEGISIDMIKTTRKTDNAEKRRVEGDYLSILQTAYSIKIDGNKLIIYTRFIDEPLIYEEIEY
- the mglC gene encoding galactose/methyl galactoside ABC transporter permease MglC; amino-acid sequence: MDKNKINIKTIKSFILNNAIFAALLVILIGIIIKDPSFFKLSNFLNIFAQASTRMIIAVGIGTLLVTQGNDLGAGRAVGLAAVVSASLLQSPSNPTRMYPDLPMLPVILPILLVMLILMVFGFINGFIISKLYVTPFIATLGMQLILYGVTSTYFDRPPYGAQPIGGLDPRFSNLALGGIKIGNYTISYLIIFAIIITAIMWVIWNKTKLGKNIFAVGGNPEAAAVSGVNIPLTLMIVYTMAGALYGIAGSLEVARVGSATNNLGNGYELDAIAACVVGGVSFSGGIGSIIGIVSGVLIFQVINYGMTFVGISPYMQYIIKGAIIIAAVAVDTQKYLKKV
- the mglA gene encoding galactose/methyl galactoside ABC transporter ATP-binding protein MglA, with the translated sequence MDNKKIVLEMKGISKSFPGVKALDDVQLTVREGEVVALMGENGAGKSTLMKCLFGIYRKDEGHIFLDGKEVNFISPKQALNNGVAMVHQELNQVRQRNIQDNIWLGKYPTKYGVIIDEKKMYDDTKAIFDDLEIPLDPRTKVSTLSVSEMQMVEIAKAVSYNSKILVLDEPTSSLTEKEVAKLFKIIRKLQSRGVGMIYISHKMEEILQISDEVTIMRDGKYVATTPSKELTTDMIIKQMVGRDLTNRFPEKTNVPGEDILEIKDFTAFYQPSLKEVNFSVRKGEVFGIAGLVGAKRTEVLESIFGMRTLSSGHVFKMAQEVNNSSTRKAIKNGFALVTEERRQTGIFGMLSINFNSTIANIDHYKNKFGFLDNKKMQEDTKWVIDSMQVKTPSEKTAIQTLSGGNQQKVILGRWLLSKPDILMLDEPTRGIDVGAKYDIYRLIIDLATVGKAVIVVSSEMPELLGITDRIMVMSNGRVAGIVETKNTNQEEIMALSAKYL
- a CDS encoding galactose ABC transporter substrate-binding protein, which codes for MNKAIVIISSVLLFISLISCGNSSKSNDEIEVGITIYRYDDNFISFMRRNIETMLNGKAKFVMNDSENDQVKQNDQVDAAIQREVDALAINLVDPASASFMINKIKPTGIPVIFFNKEPSKEDMMLYDKAWYVGTLSEESGNIQGDIVVKAWTSNPAWDKNGDGKIQYVLLKGEAGHPDAEARTERIKAVLTDNGINIEQLDEQTANWDILQAQTATDSWIEKYGNDIEFIFSNNDAMALGALKSIQKQGYNIGDSNKFIPIVGVDAIPEVIEEIKKGTVVGTVLQSPKDQAKAIVDMVLNVASGKDVLNGTEYKLDDVKAVRVPYRAITLENIDESAEAYK
- a CDS encoding galactose ABC transporter substrate-binding protein, which produces MKRFIILLLILLSSSVLLYTQRKTNSIGVALYRYDDSYMKFLKQYIEKNINRNTSLLMVDSYNSQSTQNGQIDMFLQKNVNLLAINLVDKTQAQKVLDKISINNKPVIFFNREPGLEVMKTYDKVWYIGGISEEAGYAQGRIIAESWKDRMNWDKNEDGKIQCIILKGDLNDNDTVKRTEYMKKYISSNNIKLDILAEISTMGKRDESTRIMKSLILKYGKKIEYIICNNDYIALGALDALKEIGYNNSSRMLNYVPIVGIDGIPECLEAINNYGIFATVMQNPKIQAETLCSVSSNIIGGKSPLDGLHISYYNEKYIVIPYIPITKYNLDTAIKIYK
- the aroB gene encoding 3-dehydroquinate synthase is translated as MNKVEVRIQNDSIISYDILVQKGLIKDTGKLVKNILRGKRALIVTDDIVDKLYTNIVKESLEKEDIITSVCVLPNGEPNKNIESINNIFSSLAKNELSRKDIVIALGGGVIGDMAGYAAAVWMRGIDFVQIPTTLLACVDSSVGGKTGINIKEGKNLVGAFHSPKLVIIDSDTLLSLPKREFNEGMAEVIKHAFLFDEALLELIEAHIHNNKNLDMDFILKRNCELKAHIVQIDYKEKKERMFLNFGHTIGHSVENAAGYGVLLHGEAVAIGMIFAIEYGIRKGITKDKNILERAKNVLSKFSLPISIPDNINLKDSIKLDKKRSDDKINFVFLESIGKPYVEKVSIDDILNE
- a CDS encoding flavodoxin, giving the protein MSNKIAVIYWSGTGNTETMAQNVKKGVENAGGEADIFDVSSFDAANINNYSKLALGCPAMGAEVLEESEFQPFYDSIRGSLSGKKVALFGSYDWGDGEWMRNWQDDVSSSGASLVKDGLIANLAPDDNAVDECKSLGETLLKA